ACAACCTGGACCTCTGGGATTCTAAACATCAGTCGTGGAACTCGGTGAAGGTAGGCCCCAAAAAGAATATCATCGGCGGATGGGCGAAGGCGGCAAAAAAAGCCGGGCTGCCATTCGGCGTAAGTGTACATGCATCGCATGCATGGAACTGGTTGGAAGTAGCACAACGGTCGGATAAATCTGGCCCGATGGCTGGTATCCCATACGACGGTAACGTCACCGCCGCCGATGGTAAAGGCAAGTGGTGGGACGGCCTCGATCCGCAGGAGCTTTATGCGCAGAATCATCCGCTCAGTAAGCCCGGTCATCATTGGGAGTGGGGCAATGGCGCCACGCCGCCGTCTAAGGCTTATTGCGAAAAGTTCCTGAAGCGCACGATCGAATTAATAGATAAATACGAGCCGGAACTCATTTACTTCGATGATACGGTGTTGCCGTTCCATGAATTAAATGATATCGGCCTGCAGATCGTTGCGCATCACTACAACCGCAGTATCAAACGGAATAAGGGAAAGTTGCAGGGTGTGGTGAACGGGAAGATCCTGAATGAGCAACAACGTAAATGCCTGGTGTGGGATATCGAACGGGGGCAAAGTAACCGGCTCGAACCTTTTACCTGGCAAACCGACACCTGTCTCGGCAACTGGCACTATGACCAGCGGGTGTATGAAAATAATTGGTATAAATCTGCCAAAACCGTTGTGCAAACATTAGTAGATGTAGTAAGTAAGAACGGTAATTTCCTCCTCAACGTGCCCGTAAAAGGAAACGGATCTATCGATGAAAAAGAGTTGGTGATCCTCGAAGAGGTAGCCGCCTGGATGCAGGTGAACTCCGAATGTATTTACGATACGCGTCCCTGGAAGATATTTGGAGAAGGCCCGGCGATCAGCGAAGCTGCGGCTATTTCAGCACAAGGTTTTAACGAAGGAAAAGGACGCCCGTTCGGTGCAGAAGATATCCGCTTCACCCAACAAGGAGATACACTGTATGCCATCGTTTATGGCTGGCCGGAAGATCGAAAAGTAAAAATTAAAAGCCTTGCCGAAGGTGGCAGTTATCGCCCCGCTGCGATCTCGAAAGTGGAAATGCCCGGAGCGGGACAACTTGCCTTCGCGCGCAACCGGGAGTACCTCGAAGTAACATTGCCCGAAAATAAACCAGCTGTTACGTATGCGCTGGTACTTAAAATAGTTTAATGTACCGGGTGTGCTCAGCGAGGCGTAAAAGCGCCTCGCTGAGCATGTACTATAATTGCTATCTGGCACTATTTAAAAAGCTGGTACGCTTTACTCAAAAACACCGGGTAAAGCCGGTCTCTTTTCGGCATATTCAGGTAAAACAGTGCGATCATATCATTCTCCGGATCTATGATGTACTCCGTGCCATACAATCCGCCCCAGGCGAAAGCGGTATTAGACACTTCCGGTACCGGCTTTTTCTGTGCATTGTACAATTCAAAGCCAAGTCCGAACTGAAATCCTTTACCGCCTCCATTCTGTTCGGGCAGCTGGTTCACCGTGGTCATCAGCGTAACGGTTTCCGGCTTCAGTATCCGGCGTCCGTTCCATTCGCCTTTATTCAGCAACATCTGGCAGAACTTTGCGTAATCTGCAATCGGGCCGTTGAGGCCAATAGCTCCTTCGCAATAGGTTTGTACCGGGCTTACCGTGCCTTCGCTATAACGGTTCGAGGCCGCCTCCAGCTTTCCATCTGCATAGCTATACGCCTTTACAAACCGTGCCAGCCGCCCGGGCTCAAAGTACCAGTCGGTGTCATTCATCTCCAGCGGTCCGAGGATGGTTTCTTTCACATACTGACGTAACGGTTTGCCCGAAATTACTTCCACCATGTAAGCGAGCATATTTGTACTTACATGGTAATTCCATTCAGATCCCGGATCAAAACCAAGTGGATATTTAGCGAGTGCCAGCATATCATCTTTCAGGTAACGGGCGTTCATACTGGCATCCGCCGTGCGCTGTCCGCCAGCGGTTGCGCCACCCGGCCGCGCGGCCGCACGCCTTAACTGACCGGCCAGTCCGGCCCCTATTCCCGATGAATGTGACATCAGGTGCGCAAAGGTCATCGGTGTTTTTACAGGCCGTGTTTTATAATTTCCATTTTCAACGGCAATGACTACACTATCCGGAATACCCGGAAAGTATTTCGAAACAGGATCATCCACCTTCACCAATCCCCGTTCTACCAGCGT
This genomic interval from Chitinophaga horti contains the following:
- a CDS encoding alpha-L-fucosidase — encoded protein: MNRRTLIKQLGMSIPAYLVAKQAGAFFPGDDAAIANGPFKPTWESLSGYAVPEWYRNAKFGIWAHWGPQCEPEYGDWYARGMYEEGSGQYKYHVQKYGHPSKFGFKDVINQWNADKWDPEYLVSLYKRVGAKYFFAMANHHDNLDLWDSKHQSWNSVKVGPKKNIIGGWAKAAKKAGLPFGVSVHASHAWNWLEVAQRSDKSGPMAGIPYDGNVTAADGKGKWWDGLDPQELYAQNHPLSKPGHHWEWGNGATPPSKAYCEKFLKRTIELIDKYEPELIYFDDTVLPFHELNDIGLQIVAHHYNRSIKRNKGKLQGVVNGKILNEQQRKCLVWDIERGQSNRLEPFTWQTDTCLGNWHYDQRVYENNWYKSAKTVVQTLVDVVSKNGNFLLNVPVKGNGSIDEKELVILEEVAAWMQVNSECIYDTRPWKIFGEGPAISEAAAISAQGFNEGKGRPFGAEDIRFTQQGDTLYAIVYGWPEDRKVKIKSLAEGGSYRPAAISKVEMPGAGQLAFARNREYLEVTLPENKPAVTYALVLKIV